Proteins from a single region of Nitrososphaerales archaeon:
- a CDS encoding type II toxin-antitoxin system VapC family toxin: MPALDTEVLFALSPNDRKHHQAIHLLGSRRDLVATDVCLLEFMAVLRARGRSSAETSEAMLDVGAVLREHGVEEVGTVTSSLVALQCELESKYGLSFYDSFLAASALSLDSAIVSDDTAFDRVPGLSRVPLR; this comes from the coding sequence ATGCCGGCGCTTGACACCGAAGTCCTGTTCGCTCTCAGCCCCAACGACCGCAAGCACCACCAGGCCATCCACCTCCTCGGTTCCAGGCGCGACCTCGTGGCCACGGATGTCTGCCTCCTCGAGTTCATGGCGGTGCTGAGGGCGAGAGGGCGCAGCTCCGCAGAGACGAGCGAGGCGATGCTCGACGTCGGCGCAGTGCTCAGGGAGCACGGCGTGGAGGAGGTGGGGACCGTCACTTCGTCCCTCGTCGCCCTGCAGTGCGAGCTGGAGTCGAAATACGGCCTCAGCTTCTACGACAGCTTCCTCGCCGCGTCCGCCCTCTCGCTTGACTCCGCAATCGTCTCCGACGACACTGCCTTCGACAGGGTCCCAGGGCTCAGTCGCGTGCCTCTCCGCTAG
- a CDS encoding AbrB/MazE/SpoVT family DNA-binding domain-containing protein — MKTAMSEDAIVGKRFAIVVPKRIREKLRLEEGQRVMVLAAGDDILIRPLPKDPYESLRRIIREPYDEKRDEKLAEEWLKKHAGA; from the coding sequence ATGAAGACAGCAATGTCAGAAGATGCCATTGTGGGAAAGCGCTTCGCGATAGTTGTTCCCAAGAGGATAAGGGAGAAGCTGCGGTTGGAGGAGGGCCAGAGAGTGATGGTGCTAGCGGCGGGGGACGACATCCTGATCCGTCCTCTCCCGAAGGACCCATACGAAAGCCTAAGGCGCATAATACGCGAGCCGTACGACGAGAAGCGTGACGAGAAGCTGGCCGAGGAGTGGCTGAAGAAGCATGCCGGCGCTTGA